The following proteins are co-located in the Piscirickettsia litoralis genome:
- a CDS encoding tetratricopeptide repeat protein — MGNWRLGKKGIVFYKKVIELNPECAEAYTNLGNILAQLDKLSEAKYYINKAIELAPHLDHAQHNLGVYLGKCGEREKAVKVFEKLIELKPKFALAYKNAGIIYYEMASYNKALEKFRAIFKFYS, encoded by the coding sequence ATGGGCAATTGGCGTCTTGGCAAAAAAGGCATAGTTTTTTATAAAAAAGTAATAGAACTTAACCCAGAGTGTGCGGAGGCTTATACTAATTTAGGCAATATTCTAGCTCAATTAGATAAGCTTTCTGAGGCAAAATACTATATTAATAAAGCAATAGAACTTGCTCCTCACTTGGATCATGCTCAGCATAATTTAGGGGTTTATCTTGGAAAATGCGGTGAGCGTGAAAAAGCGGTTAAAGTCTTTGAGAAGTTAATTGAATTAAAACCTAAGTTTGCACTTGCTTATAAAAATGCTGGAATTATTTATTATGAAATGGCAAGTTATAATAAAGCATTAGAAAAATTTAGAGCAATATTTAAATTTTACTCCTGA
- a CDS encoding class I SAM-dependent DNA methyltransferase: protein MVKSIKGEKADLAPKEYIEKLFDGEAENFEHHLVDQLHYCLPKKIGLLAVNLLQHLPVAEGKVALDLGCGTGLIGQALKPWVAEIHGVDLSKKMLDQAKKKEIYSQLVQGDILEFLEENHLNKNYHLITAVDVFVYLGVLEKLFSAVACRLAQAMKSVFLFSVELLEDDQVDYQLLPTGRYAHSLGYLKKLSAEHGFTVSHVEPTSIREERGQPVPGVIMVLNLS from the coding sequence ATGGTGAAAAGCATAAAAGGAGAGAAGGCCGATTTAGCTCCAAAAGAATATATAGAGAAGCTATTTGATGGTGAAGCAGAAAACTTTGAGCATCATTTAGTGGATCAATTGCATTATTGCCTCCCTAAAAAAATAGGTCTTTTGGCAGTAAATTTATTACAGCACTTGCCGGTGGCAGAAGGAAAAGTTGCGCTAGATTTGGGGTGTGGAACCGGTCTGATTGGTCAGGCGTTAAAGCCTTGGGTGGCCGAAATTCACGGGGTGGATTTGTCGAAGAAAATGCTAGATCAAGCCAAGAAAAAAGAGATTTATAGTCAATTAGTGCAAGGAGATATTCTAGAGTTTTTAGAAGAAAATCATTTAAACAAAAATTATCATTTGATTACAGCGGTTGATGTTTTTGTTTATTTAGGGGTGCTGGAAAAGCTATTTTCTGCGGTTGCTTGTCGACTAGCGCAGGCGATGAAGTCTGTTTTTTTGTTCAGTGTTGAGTTGCTTGAAGATGATCAGGTAGACTATCAATTATTGCCAACTGGGCGCTATGCGCATTCACTGGGCTATTTAAAAAAGCTGAGTGCTGAGCATGGATTTACAGTCAGTCATGTTGAACCGACTTCAATTCGTGAAGAGAGGGGGCAGCCTGTGCCGGGGGTGATCATGGTATTGAATTTATCTTGA
- the uilS gene encoding UilS family quorum-quenching N-acyl-homoserine lactonase, with protein MRIKYNGKASCFFYSEGSKIAAELYLPEQGIQNAPTILLCHGFAGVKELLLPAFAEYFAKAGFVAMTFDYRGFGESEGEAGRLVPRLQIEDIKNAISFLTQRSEVDAEKIGLWGTSFGGANVMVAASEDPRVKALSVQLTFADGERVVTEAMTAEEKAKFLSTLERMQQKKEKTGKEMMVPIAKVLTDEQSKAFYQEYANNFSALNIKIPFLTVAETMKHKPVDVLARVSSPILITGASDDGVNPIAESHALYEVANEPKELLVIDGATHYEVYHGEYFDKAVAKQVEWFKRYL; from the coding sequence ATGAGGATAAAGTATAATGGAAAAGCAAGCTGTTTTTTTTACTCTGAAGGCAGTAAAATCGCTGCTGAGCTTTACTTGCCTGAACAGGGCATTCAGAATGCACCGACTATTTTACTCTGCCATGGTTTTGCGGGTGTAAAAGAACTGTTACTTCCCGCTTTTGCGGAATATTTTGCTAAGGCGGGTTTTGTTGCTATGACATTCGATTACCGTGGTTTTGGTGAGAGTGAAGGTGAAGCTGGGCGCTTGGTGCCAAGGTTACAGATTGAAGATATTAAAAATGCGATTAGTTTTCTGACTCAACGCTCTGAGGTTGATGCAGAGAAAATAGGATTGTGGGGAACGTCATTTGGTGGGGCGAATGTGATGGTAGCAGCCTCTGAGGACCCTCGAGTTAAAGCGCTGTCTGTGCAACTCACTTTTGCAGATGGTGAGCGTGTGGTCACAGAAGCGATGACTGCTGAGGAAAAAGCAAAGTTTCTGTCAACGCTTGAGCGCATGCAGCAGAAAAAAGAAAAAACAGGCAAGGAAATGATGGTACCGATTGCAAAAGTTTTAACCGATGAGCAATCTAAAGCGTTTTATCAAGAATATGCCAATAATTTTTCAGCGCTGAATATTAAAATCCCATTTTTAACTGTGGCCGAAACGATGAAGCATAAGCCGGTCGATGTGTTAGCTCGGGTTTCTTCACCGATATTAATTACTGGAGCGAGTGATGATGGCGTAAACCCTATTGCTGAGTCTCATGCGTTGTATGAGGTTGCTAACGAGCCTAAAGAGTTGTTGGTGATTGATGGCGCGACTCACTATGAAGTGTATCACGGGGAGTATTTTGATAAAGCTGTGGCGAAGCAGGTGGAGTGGTTTAAGCGGTATCTTTAA
- a CDS encoding tetratricopeptide repeat protein gives MSLNSLLSDAVTFYQINDFINARQCCLKALEQNEETPQIHYVLAIIAVQERQLDLAIQSFRKVLELNPEQVEAHTGLGHVYCLQELYEKAIVEFKKVIEAHPEDVDSYFNLAHAYGQLASWQKRHSFL, from the coding sequence ATGAGTTTAAACTCCCTTCTTAGTGATGCTGTTACATTTTATCAAATTAATGATTTTATTAATGCGAGGCAATGCTGCTTAAAAGCCCTAGAGCAAAATGAAGAAACGCCACAAATTCATTATGTTTTAGCAATAATTGCTGTGCAAGAACGTCAGCTTGATTTAGCGATTCAGTCTTTTAGAAAAGTATTAGAATTAAACCCTGAGCAGGTAGAGGCACATACGGGTTTAGGGCATGTCTATTGTTTACAAGAGTTGTATGAAAAAGCGATTGTTGAATTTAAAAAGGTGATCGAAGCTCATCCAGAAGATGTGGACAGTTATTTTAATTTAGCACATGCTTATGGGCAATTGGCGTCTTGGCAAAAAAGGCATAGTTTTTTATAA